TTGAGGCAGATGCTTTTGGCATGCCCGATATGGAGGTAGCCGTTCGGCTCGGGAGGGAAACGCGTGAGTACCCGCCCGCCGTTAACGCCGTTGGAAATATCTTCTTCTACGATCTGTTCCAGGAAATTCAGTGATCTTTCTTCGCTCATAATTGGCTTTTTATCCGAAATGCAAAGGTAATATAATTGAAAACACGCTTTTGCCGCACTTTCGGGGAAAATACTACATTTACAATCCAATATTCGAATTATGGTCAACCCGAATCAACGTCCCATCCGTGTACTGGTAGCCAAAGTAGGCCTCGACGGCCACGACCGCGGCGCCAAGGTGATCGCCTCCGCCCTGCGCGACGCGGGCATGGAAGTCATCTATACCGGTCTGCGGCAGACGCCGGAAATGGTGGTAAATGCGGCTTTGCAGGAAGATGTGGACGCCATTGGCGTGAGCATCCTCTCCGGGGCGCATATGACCGTATTCCCGAAAATCATCGCCCTGATGAAGGAAAAAGGGATGGACGACGTGCTCCTGACCGGCGGCGGCATCATACCCGACACCGATATGCAGGAACTGTACGCCCTCGGGGTGGGAAAACTGTTCCCGCCAGGCACCCATACCCGTGAGATTGCCGACTATATCGCAGCGTGGACCGGCGAGCACAGAGAATTTTAGTATTTTTTGAAACTTTTCACAAACACGTTCGTCTTCTTTACGGACGGCAGCATAACGAACGCTTTCCGGAGCAACCAAAACGGAAAGCCCGGCCGTGTGATGCACCGCCGCTGTCCCCATCCTTAACCACTGTAAAGTTGAAACCATCATGAAACTCGTCCGCTACACAATGCTATGCCTGGCCCTTACCGCCGCCGCATCCACCGTCCGCGCCCAGGAAGAAAAGAAGGAAGATACCACTGTCGTATCTACCGAAACCAAAAAGAAAGTGAGCTATCATTTCCACATTTACGCACCGCCCAAACCCGGTAAAGGCTATGTGACCGCCGGCGGCAACGGCCCCTTGCTCTCTTTCGCCAACGTGAAGAATAACGACGAACGTGTACGGAATATCCCCCGTTTCACCATTTTCTTCAATGTCGGAACCAACTACAACTACGATTTCAATAACAACATCGGCATATTTAGTGGTTTGAATATCAAGAATATAGGTTTGATCACCAAGCCTACCGACAACGTAAAGCTGAAACAGCGCGTGTACACCCTGGGCGTGCCCGTGGGCTTCAAGATCGGCGACCTCCGCAGTGGCACTTTCCTGTTCTTTGGCGGGGAATACGACATGGCTTTCAATTATAAAGAGAAATATTTCCTCGACGGCGATAAGAAATCCAAGTTCAACGAGTGGTTCAGCGACCGGACGGACCTGTTCATGCCTTCCCTGTTCGCGGGTTTCCGTTTTGGTCCTGCTTTCGGGATCAAGGGGCAGTATTACCTGAACAACTTCTTCAACCAGGATTACACAGAAACGGTGGGAGGTGTAAAAACACAGCCGTATAAAGACCTGAAAGCCAATCTGATGTTCGTGACGCTGAGCTATAATTTCGGTATCCGCAAACATGAAAAAACAAAGACCACCACTACCACCGAGTACCGCAAAGGCACGAAGGTGATCATCGAGAAAAGAACGGAAATAACTGATTAACAGATAATTAGCCAATTATGACCGCAAAGCGCCGCCTGCAAGGGCGGCGCTTTGCGGTTGTATGAGTTATCGGGTAAGGTCTTAGTACGGTTACAGTACGGTATCGCTACTGTATCTGTACTGAGCCTGTGCTGAGCGGGAGGAGGGGAATTTTCCGGCGGGCCTGCAAGTTGAAAACACTTAAATTAGCCGGATCATACCAAAACAAAACATCTTTCCATATGTACAACACCATCAGCACCCAGGTGAACGACGGCATCCTGGAAATTACGATCAACCGGCCGGACAAGCTCAATGCCCTCAACCGGGAAGTGATGAAAGAACTGGCTTTGGCCGTGGACGAAGTTTACAAGAACAAGGAAGTGTACGCGGCCATCATCACAGGCAGCGGGCCGAAGGCGTTTATCGCCGGGGCGGATATTTCCGAGTTCCTGGAGCTGACGCCTGAGCAAGGGATGGACCTGGCCAAGAAAGGGCATACCATTTTCCAGCGGATCGAGGATTGCCATAAGCCCATCGTGGCGGCGGTGAACGGGTTTGCACTGGGCGGCGGTTGCGAACTGGCCATGGCCTGCCATTTCAGGCTGGCGAGCAACAACGCGCGGTTCGGGCAACCGGAAGTGAATCTGGGGATCATTCCCGGGTATGGCGGCACCCAGCGGCTGACGCGCCTCATCGGCAAAGGCAAAGCCCTCGAGCTCATGCTCACCGGGGATATGATCTCGGCCGAAGAAGCGCTGAAATGGGGGCTCGTCAACCATGTGACCACCCCGGAAGAACTGCTGGCCAAAACCCGCGAACAGCTGGCCAAAATCCGGGAAAAGGCGCCCCTGGCCGTTTCGCGCGTCATCAAATGCGTTAATTCCTATTTCAAATACGACGAAAACGGCTTCGAAACGGAGATCAAAGAGTTTGCCGATAGCTTCGGCACCAAAGACCTCACCGAAGGCGCAAAAGCATTCATCGAAAAACGTAAACCCAATTTCAAAGGAGAATAAACCGCAGGTTCTGTACCTTTACGGACCAAAATTTACAGATTATGGATTTCAGGATAGAGAAAGACACGATGGGCGAGGTGAAAGTGCCTGCCAATGCTTATTTCGGCGCACAAACCCAACGTTCCATCGACAACTTCAGGATCGCGCAGGACATTAACAAAATGCCGAAGGAAATCATCAAAGCCTTCGCTTACCTGAAGAAAGCCGCGGCCCTCACTAACCAGGAAGCCGGCGCGCTGCCCGCGGAAAAAGCCGCCCTCATCGGTAAAGTGTGCGACGAAATCCTCGAAGGCAAGCTCGACAACGAATTCCCCCTCGTGGTTTGGCAGACCGGTTCGGGCACCCAATCCAACATGAACGTGAACGAAGTGGTAGCCTACCGCGCCCATGTGATCAACGGCGGCCAGCTCACCGATAAAGACAAGGTGCTGCACCCGAACGACGATGTAAACAAATCTCAATCTTCCAACGATACCTTCCCCACCGCCATGCACATCGCGGCGTACAAAATGCTGGTGGAAGTAACGATCCCCGGCATCACGAAGCTTCGCAACACCCTCGCCGCCAAAGCGAAGGAATACATGCACATCGTGAAGATCGGCCGCACCCACTTTATGGATGCCACGCCGCTCACGCTGGGCCAGGAGATCAGCGGGTATGTTTCCCAGCTCGACCACGGCCTGCGCGCCATCAACAACACCCTGGCGCACCTGTCGGAACTGGCGCTGGGAGGCACAGCAGTAGGTACCGGGATCAACACTCCCGAAGGCTACGCAGTGAATGTTGCGAAACACATCGCCAACCTGACCGGCCTTCCCTTCGTGACCGCAGAAAATAAATTCGAATCTCTCGCGGCACACGACGCCATCGTGGAAGCACACGGCGCATTGAAAACGGTGGCCGTTAGCCTGATGAAAATCGCCAACGACATCCGCATGCTCAGCTCCGGCCCCCGCTCCGGCATCGGCGAGCTTTTCATACCCGACAACGAGCCCGGTTCTTCCATCATGCCCGGCAAAGTAAACCCCACCCAGTGCGAGGCCCTCACCATGATCGCCGCACAGGTGCTCGGGAACGACGTAGCCATCAACATCGGCGGCGCCACCGGCCACTTCGAACTGAACGTTTTCAAACCCATGATGATCTATAATTTCCTCCACTCCGCCCGCCTGCTCGGCGACGGCTGCGTAAGCTTCAACGACAAGTGCGCGGAAGGCCTGGCGCCCATCGAGGAGAACATCAAAAAACACGTAGACAATTCCCTCATGCTCGTAACCGCCCTCAATACGAAGATCGGTTACTACAAAGCCGCCGAAATCGCACAGAAAGCGCACAAGGAAGGCACCACGCTGAAGGAAATGGCCGTGAAACTGGGTTACGTAACCCCCGAAGAATTCGATGCCTGGGTAATCCCCGGTAACATGGTCGGCAAACTCGGTTAATCTGATAAGTACGATAAAAGCAAAAAAGGTTGTCTGCCGAAGCGGACAACCTTTTTTTATGTTCTGCCCGGAACCGGGTTATTTCATGATCGTAAGAATGATGGTGCGGAGACTCATCGCGATGACGAGTACGGCTACCAGTATCATGAGCGGCTTGCGTTTCATCTTCTTCACAAGGATGGCCGCAAAGGGAGACGCAATTACCCCGCCGAGTACAAGGCCGATGATTACCTGCCAGCTGTCCACGCCGTTGAAGAACAGCAATGTGCCCGCGCTGGATGCGGCGATGAAGAATTCGGCTGCATTCACGGAGCCGATAGTGTAATTCACGGTGCGGCCTTTGGCCAGAAGGGTAGAGGTCACGATAGGGCCCCAGCCCCCTCCGCCGATGGAGTCCATGAAACCGCCGAAAAACGCCAGCGGACCGAGGCGCCGCGTTTTGCTCTTGGGCTTGCGTTTCTGCAGGGCTTTACGGAGGATCAATATGCCTAGGATCATGAGATACGCACTCATGAAAGGTTTTATAACGTCGCCGTCGATCACGTCCGATAAAATCCAGGCCCCCGCCACCGCACCGATCATGCCGGGAATGAGAAGGTGGAGGAATAGCTTCTTGTTAACATTGCCCAGCTTGAAGTGCGCGATACCGCTGGCGCCCGTGGTAAACACTTCGGCCACGTGTACACTGGTGCTGGTCATGGCCGGCGAAACGCCCAGGCCCAGCAGCAGCGACGACGAAGTAGCGCCATACGCCATGCCCAAAGCGCCGTCGATCATCTGCGCGGTAAGCCCCACGCCCATGAAGAACAGCAGCTTGCTGGTGAACACATCCTGCGCCATCTGCGCGATCCGCGTTTGCGCATCGTGCGATATGCCGTAATGATACGTGAACCACAATCCGGCCGCCACCACCAAAATGGAAACGCCGATCAGCACCCAGATCCAGTAACTCTTTTTATTATCCTCGTTCACGAGGTCTATGAGCACCTTCTGGGTGGCATCGGTAGCTACACGCTGTTCCGCCTTGTCGATCACCTCATTATGGGACATACTAATTATTAATAAAGTCTACAGGAATTGTGGACTAAAAATAGATGTAATCCACGGTTTATCCAAATATTTCTGTCGCAATTTAAAAAATTGGCGGAGGTCGCATCGCGCCTCCGCCGGGCAGGTTGGTTTTTGTGTAACAGGGTTTCCAATAGTAAGGTAAAGCGGCCGCAGCAGCCTGCGGCGCGCCGTCAGTTATTTGGTCAGCAGCCCTTCGACGGTGATGGCCGCATAGTATAATCCGCCGATGGTAGGGCCTGCCGCGTACTGGATGTAGCGGTGGTTGAACAGGTTTGCTCCGCCGGCCTTGATAGTGGTTTTATACTTCGGGATGCGGTAGTTCACTTGTGCGTCTACGGTGCTGAATGCCGGTACATCGCCGTTGGCCAGGGGGCTTTCCCAATAAAAGGTGTTCTGCCAGCGCCAAACCACGTTGAAACCGAAGTTTTTGAACAGTTCGCGGTTCCCGAAGCTCAGGTTGGTGACCCAGTCGGGTGTGTTGAAGCCGGTGGCGAATACGTCTTTCTCCTTGTTATCCACAATGTCGTTGTAGTTCAGGTTGCCGGCTACTGTCCATTTTTTGTAGAAGTTGTAGGTCAGCCCGAGGGATGCACCGTAGTTGTCGTAGGTATTTTTGGCGTTGGTGTATACCCGGTAGCGCGTTTGCTTGCTGCGGTTGGCGGCCAGCATGTCCAGCACCGAAGCGTCCGTCCCGACTTTATCCGTAGCCGGCACGGATACCTCAACCTGGCCGAGGAAGCCGTCGTACCGGTTGTAATAGGCATCCGCATCGATCACGAATTTGTTGCCGAGCAAAACGCTGCGGTACCCCACTTCAAAGGAGTTGATGCGCTCGGGACGGGTAGGACTGAGGGCAGTCACATCCAGCAACGCCCTGTTTTTCAGGGCGGCGTCGTTGGCGGTGAGCCCGTCGGCCACGTCTTTGTTCACGGCGTTGTTGAAGGCGTTGACAGAGGCAATGGTATATGAATTTTCCAGGTAACCCAGCCCGTCGTTGATGTAGGAGAGGCCCCCGACGCGGCGAACGTTGCCGTTGTTCACAAACGAAAGGGCCTCAAAAAGCGCGGGGAAGCGGAAGCCGTTCTGCCAGCTCGCGCGGAAGTTATGTTTCTGCGCGAGGGTATACACTGCCGCCAGGCGGGGATTCACTTTGGGGTCGAACTCGGGGTTGTAGTCCACACGGAGCGAGCCCACCAGCTTCAGTTTGTCTTCGAAGAAGGTTTTGCTCACCTGCGCGAAGCCGCCGAACTTCTTGTAATAGACGTTTTTGCCGCCGGGCGTGGTCCTGTCTTTCAGGGGTTTGGTGAAATCCACGAAATTGTTGCCGTCAGGGATCACTTCATAAATACGGCCGTCGCCGCCTACCAGGAGGTTAAGGAATTTAACATGGCGGCTGAGGTCCCACTGTGCATCGAGGTGATACACGCGGCTATGCTGGTCGAGCCAGGCGCCGCCGGTGGCGGGTGCGCCGGAAACGGAAGCGGCATGGTCCCAGTTGTTGATGCCGATGATGGTATTTTTCAGCGCTTCGAACTGCGGCGTACCGGGTTGAACACGCCCTTCATCGGCTGTTACCCTTGCGCGGCGCATGGCTTCGGCGAGCCCGGTACCGGCGTTGATCTCGGATTGGAGTTTCGTCTTGAAGGCGTCGCGCCAGGCGTTATTGCTTTTATTGGTAAGATCGAGGTTGTCGGTGAGAGGTTTGAGATTGTAGGAGTCGCCGGTATTTTCGAGCATCACGTAACTGCGTACAAAATAATCCGCGCCACGCAGCTCCAGTTTGTGGTTTTGAACGACGACGCCGTCGAGCTGGATTTTGTTGCCGCGCTGAAAAAGGCCATCCATCTGACCGCGGCGATAGGTGTAGCTCAGTTCCGCCTTCGGTGTGATGCGCCAGTAAAGGCCCAGGTCCGCCTTGATATTTTCGACCACCGGGTTCACGAGGTCTTTTTCCCAATAACCGGTGCGGCGGACATTGAAGGTTTCGTTTTTCCCGTTGAGGGTTACGCCGACAGACACATTGTTATTATTCTCATCGCCATATTTGTTCCAGGCATCGTAGGCGGGATTGTTGCCCGCGCCGCTGAGAGCCGGGAAGCGGCTGTTGGCGGCGCTGTTCTGGTCGGTGGCGGCGCTGGCGCGCCAGTCGGTGCCGCGGAGGTAGCTGGCGTTGATTTTAAAGGCGAATTTGTCTTTCCAGGAATGGGCGTATCGGATGGCGGTTTCGGTGAGCACGCTGGGGTCGTAGTCGATACCGTCTACATGGTTGACGCCGATTTTCTGGTAGATGCTGAGGCCATTATAAAGGAAAGGACTTTTGGTCTGGAGATTGGCCATGCCGTTGATGGCGTTCATGCCGTAAAGGGCGGAAGCCGCGCCGGGCGTGATTTCCACGCTTTGGATATCGAGCTCGGTGGGGCCGATGGCGTTGCCGAGTGGTACACCGAGGGTGGCCGCCTGCATATCCACGCCGTCTACCAGTTGCATGAACCGGAAGTTGTTGGGGATATTGAAGCCCCGGGTGTTGGGGACTTTAAAAGTCAGGCTGGATGTAGTCATCTGCACACCTTTCACGTTTTCGAGGGCATCGTAGAAGCTGGGGGCCGGCGACTCCTTGATGGCGCGGATATCCAGTTTTTCAATGGCCACCGGCGATTTGAGGGCTTCCTCTTCCACGCGGGAGGCGGTTACCACTACTTCCTTGCCGAGGAGCGTTTGGGTGGCGAGGGCAATGTCGAGCCGGGAGCCGGTGCCTGTAACTTCAAACTCCTGCGACTGGAAGC
Above is a genomic segment from Chitinophaga pollutisoli containing:
- a CDS encoding cobalamin B12-binding domain-containing protein; amino-acid sequence: MVNPNQRPIRVLVAKVGLDGHDRGAKVIASALRDAGMEVIYTGLRQTPEMVVNAALQEDVDAIGVSILSGAHMTVFPKIIALMKEKGMDDVLLTGGGIIPDTDMQELYALGVGKLFPPGTHTREIADYIAAWTGEHREF
- the fumC gene encoding class II fumarate hydratase gives rise to the protein MDFRIEKDTMGEVKVPANAYFGAQTQRSIDNFRIAQDINKMPKEIIKAFAYLKKAAALTNQEAGALPAEKAALIGKVCDEILEGKLDNEFPLVVWQTGSGTQSNMNVNEVVAYRAHVINGGQLTDKDKVLHPNDDVNKSQSSNDTFPTAMHIAAYKMLVEVTIPGITKLRNTLAAKAKEYMHIVKIGRTHFMDATPLTLGQEISGYVSQLDHGLRAINNTLAHLSELALGGTAVGTGINTPEGYAVNVAKHIANLTGLPFVTAENKFESLAAHDAIVEAHGALKTVAVSLMKIANDIRMLSSGPRSGIGELFIPDNEPGSSIMPGKVNPTQCEALTMIAAQVLGNDVAINIGGATGHFELNVFKPMMIYNFLHSARLLGDGCVSFNDKCAEGLAPIEENIKKHVDNSLMLVTALNTKIGYYKAAEIAQKAHKEGTTLKEMAVKLGYVTPEEFDAWVIPGNMVGKLG
- a CDS encoding TonB-dependent receptor; the protein is MKTVLQHFWLLLTLPLLLAAVTANGQENSIVQISGKVKDQGTGEPIPGVSIQVKGTIAGTTTDNTGAFILKTRLKFPFILVFSSLGFQSQEFEVTGTGSRLDIALATQTLLGKEVVVTASRVEEEALKSPVAIEKLDIRAIKESPAPSFYDALENVKGVQMTTSSLTFKVPNTRGFNIPNNFRFMQLVDGVDMQAATLGVPLGNAIGPTELDIQSVEITPGAASALYGMNAINGMANLQTKSPFLYNGLSIYQKIGVNHVDGIDYDPSVLTETAIRYAHSWKDKFAFKINASYLRGTDWRASAATDQNSAANSRFPALSGAGNNPAYDAWNKYGDENNNNVSVGVTLNGKNETFNVRRTGYWEKDLVNPVVENIKADLGLYWRITPKAELSYTYRRGQMDGLFQRGNKIQLDGVVVQNHKLELRGADYFVRSYVMLENTGDSYNLKPLTDNLDLTNKSNNAWRDAFKTKLQSEINAGTGLAEAMRRARVTADEGRVQPGTPQFEALKNTIIGINNWDHAASVSGAPATGGAWLDQHSRVYHLDAQWDLSRHVKFLNLLVGGDGRIYEVIPDGNNFVDFTKPLKDRTTPGGKNVYYKKFGGFAQVSKTFFEDKLKLVGSLRVDYNPEFDPKVNPRLAAVYTLAQKHNFRASWQNGFRFPALFEALSFVNNGNVRRVGGLSYINDGLGYLENSYTIASVNAFNNAVNKDVADGLTANDAALKNRALLDVTALSPTRPERINSFEVGYRSVLLGNKFVIDADAYYNRYDGFLGQVEVSVPATDKVGTDASVLDMLAANRSKQTRYRVYTNAKNTYDNYGASLGLTYNFYKKWTVAGNLNYNDIVDNKEKDVFATGFNTPDWVTNLSFGNRELFKNFGFNVVWRWQNTFYWESPLANGDVPAFSTVDAQVNYRIPKYKTTIKAGGANLFNHRYIQYAAGPTIGGLYYAAITVEGLLTK
- a CDS encoding enoyl-CoA hydratase-related protein, producing the protein MYNTISTQVNDGILEITINRPDKLNALNREVMKELALAVDEVYKNKEVYAAIITGSGPKAFIAGADISEFLELTPEQGMDLAKKGHTIFQRIEDCHKPIVAAVNGFALGGGCELAMACHFRLASNNARFGQPEVNLGIIPGYGGTQRLTRLIGKGKALELMLTGDMISAEEALKWGLVNHVTTPEELLAKTREQLAKIREKAPLAVSRVIKCVNSYFKYDENGFETEIKEFADSFGTKDLTEGAKAFIEKRKPNFKGE
- a CDS encoding sulfite exporter TauE/SafE family protein, with protein sequence MSHNEVIDKAEQRVATDATQKVLIDLVNEDNKKSYWIWVLIGVSILVVAAGLWFTYHYGISHDAQTRIAQMAQDVFTSKLLFFMGVGLTAQMIDGALGMAYGATSSSLLLGLGVSPAMTSTSVHVAEVFTTGASGIAHFKLGNVNKKLFLHLLIPGMIGAVAGAWILSDVIDGDVIKPFMSAYLMILGILILRKALQKRKPKSKTRRLGPLAFFGGFMDSIGGGGWGPIVTSTLLAKGRTVNYTIGSVNAAEFFIAASSAGTLLFFNGVDSWQVIIGLVLGGVIASPFAAILVKKMKRKPLMILVAVLVIAMSLRTIILTIMK